A single window of Polaribacter sp. SA4-10 DNA harbors:
- a CDS encoding amidase family protein, giving the protein MRNFIFIFTFIFLITSCKKQQSKLIFKKYDETAELETQQNHEKKRMKFKLIQSKYLDMNEVFKPFQEDLAYFSEENYINLKPLILEQDIPTLQKSIKEGKLTYEKLTLFYLYRIRKFESDSTKSLNAIIALNPNVVKEAREKDKNLELPSSDYSVYGMPILLKDNINTKEMPTTAGAIALERNFTKTDAFIVDKLKENGALILGKVNLSEWAYFFCSGCPLGYSAIGGQTLNPYGRKMFETGGSSAGSAVAVAANYAVAAVGTETSGSITSPSSQNSVVGLKPTIGVLSRTGIVPISSTLDTPGPMTKNVVDTAILLNAMKGFDETDSASKNLKEEYVQNGFRSKFKGKKVGVLKPLLTDSIYLISIEKLKKVGVEVVEITPSEISFKGFITLLNIDMKHDLPKYLKHNANKSLYIKNVKEIIAFNKKDSLLRAPYGQQLFEGIVKDTTTLKQLEVVKQHLNSEGKKYLQPLEEEKLDAILSINNYHSGIAAVANHPTFTVPMGYKESGEPISLTFIGAPFSERKLLEIGYAFEQLTKIRRMPKNYQ; this is encoded by the coding sequence ATGAGAAATTTTATTTTTATTTTCACCTTTATTTTTTTAATAACTTCTTGTAAAAAACAACAATCTAAACTTATTTTTAAAAAATACGATGAAACTGCTGAGTTAGAAACACAGCAGAATCATGAGAAAAAAAGGATGAAATTTAAATTAATTCAGTCTAAATATTTAGATATGAATGAGGTTTTTAAACCATTTCAAGAAGATTTGGCTTATTTCTCAGAAGAAAATTATATAAATTTAAAGCCTTTAATTTTAGAGCAAGATATTCCCACTCTTCAAAAAAGTATTAAAGAAGGAAAGCTTACGTATGAGAAACTAACACTCTTTTACTTATATAGAATTAGAAAGTTTGAAAGTGATAGCACCAAATCTTTAAATGCTATTATTGCTTTAAACCCTAATGTGGTTAAAGAAGCAAGAGAAAAAGATAAAAATTTAGAACTGCCTTCGTCTGATTATTCCGTTTACGGAATGCCAATTTTACTAAAAGACAATATAAATACCAAAGAAATGCCAACTACAGCAGGAGCAATTGCTTTAGAAAGAAATTTTACTAAAACAGATGCTTTTATTGTTGATAAATTGAAAGAAAATGGCGCTTTAATTTTAGGGAAAGTAAATTTAAGTGAATGGGCTTATTTCTTCTGTTCTGGTTGTCCTTTAGGGTATTCTGCCATTGGCGGACAAACCTTAAATCCGTATGGAAGAAAAATGTTTGAAACAGGAGGAAGTTCAGCAGGAAGTGCGGTTGCCGTGGCAGCAAATTATGCGGTTGCGGCTGTGGGCACAGAAACTTCGGGCTCAATTACATCGCCATCAAGTCAGAATTCAGTTGTGGGGTTAAAACCTACAATTGGTGTTTTAAGTAGAACAGGTATTGTACCAATTTCATCAACTTTAGATACGCCTGGACCAATGACTAAAAATGTGGTTGATACTGCCATCTTATTAAATGCAATGAAAGGCTTTGATGAGACTGATAGTGCTTCTAAAAATTTAAAAGAAGAGTACGTTCAAAACGGTTTTAGATCTAAGTTTAAAGGAAAAAAGGTGGGCGTTTTAAAACCATTACTAACAGATTCTATTTATTTAATTAGTATAGAGAAACTGAAAAAAGTAGGAGTAGAGGTTGTAGAAATTACACCATCAGAAATTTCTTTTAAAGGTTTTATAACGTTACTAAATATTGATATGAAACATGATTTACCAAAATATTTAAAGCACAATGCAAACAAATCTCTGTATATAAAAAATGTGAAAGAGATTATTGCTTTTAATAAAAAAGATTCTCTTTTAAGAGCTCCTTATGGGCAACAATTATTTGAAGGAATTGTAAAAGATACTACTACTTTAAAACAGTTAGAGGTTGTAAAACAACATTTAAATTCAGAGGGGAAAAAATATTTACAACCGCTAGAAGAAGAAAAGTTAGATGCTATTTTGTCTATTAATAATTACCATTCAGGAATTGCTGCAGTTGCAAATCACCCAACATTTACCGTTCCTATGGGGTATAAAGAGTCTGGAGAGCCAATTAGCTTAACATTTATTGGGGCTCCTTTCTCTGAAAGAAAATTATTAGAAATTGGGTATGCTTTTGAGCAATTAACAAAAATTAGAAGGATGCCTAAAAACTATCAATAG
- the rimO gene encoding 30S ribosomal protein S12 methylthiotransferase RimO, with the protein MRTKTIKKNKINVVTLGCSKNIYDSEVLMGQLKANGKDVVHEDPEDDGNIVVINTCGFIGKAKEESIDTILHYANRKEAGEIDKVFVTGCLSERYKPDLEEQIPNVDQYFGTHDLPNLLKVLEADYKHELIGERLTTTPKHYAYLKIAEGCDRPCSFCAIPLMRGKHVSTPIEDIITEATKLAEKGIKEVMLIAQDLTYYGLDIYKKRALADLLEALAKVEGIEWIRMHYAFPSGFPMDVLDVMKREPKVCNYLDIPLQHINTELLKSMKRGTTHEKTTALIHKFREAVPEMAIRTTLIVGYPGETEAMFQELKDWVEEMRFERLGAFEYSHEENTGAYVLEDDVPAEVKFKRLNEIMEVQSQISWELNQQKIGQTFRCLFDRKDGEYFYGRTESDSPDVDNDVIVDAKEHYIKIGEFIDIEIHEAGDYDLYGTPVVKQEKPIPLNQKKGKN; encoded by the coding sequence ATGCGCACGAAAACCATCAAAAAAAATAAGATTAACGTTGTTACTTTAGGTTGTTCAAAGAATATTTATGACTCTGAAGTTTTAATGGGACAGTTAAAAGCCAATGGCAAAGACGTTGTTCATGAAGATCCTGAAGATGATGGAAATATTGTTGTTATAAATACATGTGGGTTTATAGGGAAAGCAAAAGAAGAAAGTATTGATACTATTTTGCACTACGCAAACAGAAAAGAAGCTGGTGAAATAGACAAAGTTTTTGTTACTGGATGTTTAAGTGAGCGTTATAAACCCGATTTAGAAGAGCAGATACCTAATGTAGATCAATATTTTGGGACACATGATTTGCCTAATTTATTAAAGGTTTTAGAAGCAGATTATAAACACGAATTAATTGGCGAGCGTTTAACTACAACGCCAAAACATTATGCCTATTTAAAAATTGCAGAAGGATGTGATAGACCTTGTTCTTTTTGTGCAATTCCTTTAATGAGAGGAAAACATGTTTCTACACCCATTGAAGATATAATTACTGAAGCTACAAAATTAGCAGAAAAAGGAATTAAAGAAGTAATGTTAATTGCACAAGATTTAACCTATTACGGATTAGATATTTATAAAAAACGTGCATTAGCAGATTTACTAGAAGCACTAGCAAAAGTAGAGGGAATTGAATGGATTAGAATGCATTATGCTTTTCCATCAGGTTTTCCTATGGATGTTTTAGACGTGATGAAACGCGAGCCTAAAGTGTGTAATTACTTAGATATTCCTTTACAACACATAAATACTGAGTTGTTAAAATCTATGAAACGTGGTACAACGCATGAAAAAACAACTGCGTTAATTCATAAGTTTAGAGAAGCAGTGCCAGAAATGGCAATTAGAACTACGTTAATTGTTGGATACCCCGGAGAAACAGAAGCAATGTTTCAAGAATTAAAAGATTGGGTAGAAGAAATGCGTTTTGAGCGTTTGGGTGCTTTTGAGTATTCTCATGAAGAAAATACGGGTGCTTATGTGTTAGAAGATGATGTTCCTGCAGAGGTAAAGTTTAAAAGATTAAATGAAATTATGGAAGTTCAGTCTCAAATTTCTTGGGAATTGAATCAACAAAAAATAGGACAAACATTTAGATGTTTGTTTGATAGAAAAGACGGAGAATATTTTTACGGAAGAACAGAATCTGATTCGCCAGATGTAGATAATGATGTGATTGTAGATGCTAAAGAACACTATATTAAAATAGGTGAATTTATAGACATAGAAATTCACGAAGCTGGAGATTACGATTTGTACGGAACGCCAGTTGTGAAGCAAGAAAAACCAATTCCTTTAAATCAAAAAAAAGGTAAAAATTAA
- a CDS encoding M14 family metallopeptidase — protein MKIKLFLLLTVLSFSSYYAQKLQSPSEFLGYEIGARFTRHHKVVDYFKYVSSTLSTVKLEKYGETNEHRPLYVSYISSQENITNLETIRKANLAQTGLISGNSDSKTAIVWLSYNVHGNEASSTEAAMLTLYELVTTKKAWLENTVVIIDPCINPDGRDRYVNWFNQVKSTPYNINQEAKEHSEPWPGGRPNHYLFDLNRDWAWVTQVESVQRIAIYNKWMPHIHVDFHEQYINNPYYFAPAAAPFHEIISDWQHDFQTEIGKNHAKYFDKEGWLYFTKESFDLLYPSYGDTYPTFMGAIGMTYEQAGHGMAGLGIKTDEGEILTLTDRAIHHTTTGLSTVEISSKNASKLNTEFRKFFENSNFKYKSFVLKNENQDKTNRLKRLLDTHEIRYEQAEKGTTKGYHFNTQKEGKFTISDNDLVIHTDQPKGKMVKVLFEPITKLVDSLTYDITAWSLPYAHGFDAIASKTKVNSTVNTNFKKVTNTIDKNAYAYISKWNSLEDATFLSALLQHNIVPRFTEKDFSVEGKSFKKGTLIILRNDNRNDAFDAKIVEIANKHQRELTPSPTGFVSSGADFGSYSVKPINKQKVAVLSGQGTSSLSFGEIWHFFETQLHYPITNINSDDFSSVDFSNYDVIILPNGYYSKVLNKNTLEKLKKWTRSGGTVIAIGGALESFADKDGFSLEQRKAKKDSINANLVPYADTERKSVANLITGSVFKSTLDTTHPLAFGYDKTYFSLKLSGTSYTYLKEGNNVAYFDKAAKNVAGYAGSKAVKNIPESLLFGEDQIGSGSIIYMVDNPLFRSFWENGKLFVANAVFLLNSDKLK, from the coding sequence ATGAAAATTAAATTATTCTTACTCTTAACTGTACTTTCTTTTAGCAGTTATTATGCTCAAAAACTACAATCTCCTTCCGAATTTTTAGGGTATGAAATTGGTGCTCGTTTTACAAGACATCATAAAGTTGTAGATTATTTTAAATATGTTAGCAGCACATTATCTACTGTAAAATTAGAGAAATATGGAGAAACAAATGAACACAGACCTTTGTATGTAAGTTATATCTCTTCACAAGAAAATATTACTAATTTAGAGACTATTAGAAAAGCAAACCTTGCTCAAACAGGACTTATTTCTGGAAATTCAGATTCTAAAACTGCTATTGTTTGGTTAAGTTACAACGTTCATGGTAATGAAGCTTCAAGTACAGAAGCAGCGATGTTAACTTTGTATGAATTAGTTACAACAAAAAAAGCTTGGTTAGAAAATACGGTTGTCATTATAGATCCGTGTATAAATCCTGACGGAAGAGACCGTTATGTAAACTGGTTTAATCAAGTAAAAAGTACACCTTACAACATTAATCAAGAAGCAAAAGAACATTCAGAACCATGGCCTGGAGGAAGACCAAATCATTATTTATTCGATTTAAATAGAGACTGGGCTTGGGTAACACAAGTAGAATCTGTGCAGCGAATTGCTATTTACAATAAATGGATGCCACATATTCATGTAGATTTTCACGAACAATATATTAACAATCCGTATTATTTTGCACCAGCTGCAGCACCTTTTCATGAAATAATTTCTGATTGGCAACATGATTTTCAAACAGAAATAGGAAAAAATCACGCTAAATATTTCGACAAAGAAGGTTGGTTGTATTTTACAAAAGAAAGTTTCGATTTACTATATCCCAGTTATGGAGATACGTATCCAACTTTTATGGGCGCAATTGGTATGACCTACGAACAAGCGGGTCACGGAATGGCAGGTTTAGGTATTAAAACTGATGAAGGAGAAATTTTAACCTTAACAGACAGAGCAATACATCATACAACAACAGGTTTATCTACTGTAGAAATTTCTTCTAAAAATGCTTCAAAATTAAATACTGAATTCAGAAAATTCTTTGAGAACTCTAATTTCAAATACAAAAGTTTTGTACTAAAAAATGAGAATCAAGATAAAACAAACCGTTTAAAAAGATTGCTAGATACGCATGAAATTAGATATGAACAAGCTGAAAAAGGCACTACAAAAGGATATCATTTCAACACCCAAAAGGAAGGTAAATTTACGATCTCAGATAACGACTTGGTCATTCATACAGATCAGCCAAAAGGAAAAATGGTAAAAGTGTTGTTTGAGCCAATTACAAAACTTGTAGATTCTTTAACCTATGACATTACTGCTTGGTCTTTGCCATACGCACATGGTTTTGATGCAATTGCTTCTAAAACGAAAGTAAATTCCACTGTAAATACAAACTTCAAAAAAGTAACTAATACCATTGATAAAAATGCATACGCATACATTTCTAAATGGAACAGTTTAGAAGATGCTACTTTTTTAAGTGCTTTATTACAACATAATATTGTACCAAGGTTTACTGAAAAAGATTTTTCTGTTGAAGGAAAATCATTTAAAAAAGGAACGCTAATCATTTTAAGAAATGATAATAGAAACGATGCCTTTGATGCTAAAATAGTTGAAATCGCAAATAAACACCAACGTGAATTAACACCATCACCAACAGGCTTTGTAAGTTCTGGTGCAGATTTTGGTTCTTATTCTGTAAAACCAATCAACAAACAAAAAGTAGCTGTTTTATCTGGACAAGGAACTTCTTCTTTAAGTTTTGGTGAAATCTGGCACTTCTTTGAAACGCAATTACACTACCCAATTACAAACATAAATTCTGATGATTTTTCTTCTGTAGATTTTTCAAATTATGATGTTATTATTTTACCAAACGGTTATTACAGTAAAGTTTTAAATAAAAATACTTTAGAGAAACTAAAAAAATGGACGCGTTCTGGCGGAACTGTAATTGCTATTGGAGGCGCTTTAGAAAGTTTTGCTGATAAGGATGGATTTTCTTTAGAACAAAGAAAAGCAAAGAAAGATTCTATAAACGCAAACTTAGTTCCATATGCAGATACAGAGCGTAAAAGTGTAGCGAATTTAATTACAGGTAGTGTTTTTAAAAGTACGCTAGACACTACACACCCTTTGGCTTTTGGGTATGACAAAACCTATTTTTCATTAAAATTAAGCGGAACCTCTTACACGTATTTAAAAGAAGGGAACAATGTAGCTTATTTTGATAAAGCGGCTAAAAACGTTGCTGGTTATGCGGGTAGTAAAGCTGTAAAAAACATTCCAGAATCTTTGTTATTTGGTGAAGATCAAATAGGAAGTGGAAGTATCATTTATATGGTAGACAACCCGCTTTTTAGATCTTTTTGGGAGAACGGAAAGCTCTTTGTAGCAAATGCAGTTTTTCTCTTAAATTCTGATAAATTAAAGTAA
- a CDS encoding class I SAM-dependent methyltransferase, which yields MITNEEDRKISKEKIDYKTHWNAAYLNNAPEKLGWFEGNSEKTLALIKETKLPKNATILNVGSGSSTLIDALLKEGFSNIIANDLAEESLESLKKRIGNNNNVQFVVDDLLHPLKLNKLKNIDLWNDRAVLHFFKKKEEIDAYFNLLKKVMSLNGFVIIAVFSKDGAEKCCGLTLKRYDVEMLQKELGANFKLIKSFNYTFVNPFGGERPYIYTLFQRKN from the coding sequence ATGATTACAAACGAAGAAGACCGTAAAATTTCTAAAGAGAAAATAGATTACAAAACGCATTGGAATGCTGCATATTTAAATAATGCTCCAGAAAAATTGGGGTGGTTTGAAGGAAACTCAGAAAAAACGTTAGCCCTAATTAAGGAAACTAAACTACCAAAAAATGCAACTATTTTAAATGTTGGTTCAGGTTCTTCAACGTTAATAGATGCTTTATTAAAAGAAGGTTTTTCTAATATTATTGCGAATGATTTAGCGGAAGAATCTTTAGAGAGTTTAAAAAAAAGAATAGGGAATAATAATAATGTTCAGTTTGTAGTTGATGATTTATTACATCCATTAAAATTAAATAAACTAAAGAATATAGATTTATGGAATGATAGAGCTGTATTGCATTTCTTCAAAAAAAAGGAAGAAATAGATGCTTATTTTAATTTACTTAAAAAAGTGATGTCTCTAAATGGGTTTGTAATTATTGCTGTTTTTTCAAAAGATGGAGCAGAAAAATGTTGTGGCTTAACACTTAAAAGGTATGATGTAGAAATGTTACAAAAAGAGTTAGGTGCTAATTTTAAACTTATAAAAAGTTTTAATTACACTTTTGTGAATCCTTTTGGAGGAGAAAGACCTTATATTTACACTCTGTTTCAAAGAAAAAATTAA